From the genome of Triticum aestivum cultivar Chinese Spring chromosome 1A, IWGSC CS RefSeq v2.1, whole genome shotgun sequence:
cgccaccgccccatcGCTCCTCGGGCGTTCGCCACCGAAGGAAGGTGGCAGCAAGAGCTAGAAGGTGAGTGGCGCCGCGAGCTCTCGTCCCGAGGAAGCCGCGGAAGGACGAGTAGAACCCAGACGAGGTCGATGCGGTCGTCGGCGCACAACACCTGTTCGACGGAACACCGCTCTGGGCGGGAAGCTTGGACTATGGCGCGCCTCTGGATTCCTGAGATTTCGTCTTCAATTCCGACTGATTCATGTTGTTGCCCGCTAACCAGCGGTGTGCGAGCAACTGGCTCTGGAAGGCCCTGCCTCGTGTCCGGGCACTCCGGCTCTGGCTTCGTATTCTCGAGGATCCGGGAGCCTCACCACTATCTTACATGCATCTCTTCTCCCAGCATCTCCGTCGTTGATTTTACAGGCTGTTCAGCATTGGTGGAACTGAGTATGGATACTTGCAACGTCTTTGTCAAACAGTTGTTGTCTCCATCCTTGAAACACCTGTGAATTGCCCCCTCCTATCCTCTTGAAAATTACCGCATTCTTATTTCTCTACCAAATCTTGTTTTGCTTGAGTTGATCGAATGGGGCCAAGGAAGGATTCCATTGCTTGGGAGCATGTCGTGGTTAGTAAGACCTGCTGTTGTGCTTAAGGAGAGTTGTGCCGATCAATGCTCTCAGCGTCGGTTTGATAGTTGTTGTGTTGATAGTGATATGTGTGGtcgttattattattattattatggggATCCTGAACATGGGCCTCATTATGACTGCAACAACTGCATCTTTCTCAAAGGTTTGTCAGAAGCCAGAGATTTGGAGCTGTCAGCTAATTCTGATGTGGTATGGTATGCTTGCAGCCGCTTCTCTCTTATTATCATGCTATATATGTTTCATCATTTCTCATGTAGAAACCATATTCATCATCACAGATCGTAATTGCTTTACATATGACTTACTTCACACATCAGCTGATTGCACTTTGTCTTCAAAGGTCAAATGGATCCCAATTTGATCTGGTTCTTTTGCACTTTCCTTGGACTGTTTTCCACATGGATTTGAAGTGGTGTCCTACATTTACCAAGTTAAAGACTTTGCTACTCAATGATTGGTGTTTGGCAGCTGACCACAATGCACTAATTTGTTTTCTCCAACACTCGCCAATTTTGGAGAAGCTTACCCTTCAACTTTCTCGGGTATTGATTTTTAAGCTCGAGAGCTGTATATCATTTTGGGGATCCTGATTGATTTGTGTGCGTGTGTTAGGGACCTTCATATGTAACTGAAGCAGAAGGAATATACAAACCATTGGGACAGTCAATTGCATCCAACTGTCTTGAGATTGTTGAAATCAAATGTGCAAATATCGATAGCAGGGTTCACAAAATTCTGAAGATTCTGACTACGTATGGCATACTCCTTGAGCAAATTAGTGTCCAAGAGACTTACAAAATTCCTGGATCTGGATGTGAGTTAAACTGTTGGCACTCTTCATGCTACTTATATTTCCAGTTGTAACATATTTATTCATTATAGAGCTATTGGGCATATGTCTGAAAAATCTCAAACTAATTAGTAGAATATAGTTGTTAGAAATTCGGGCGTATGTCGACAATTGTTCAAACAACGCATATTTGATGAAGAGAAAATGAGAGACAACAATGTACTGAATGTTTGTAACTGGCTTTATTATTCGAAAACCTGTACTATCAATTCGGATTTTGGATTGAACTACTCTGTAATGCACAAATTAGTTAGTAACAATTATGCATCAAGTAGTTCCAACTTCCAAGTCTATTATATATCGGCATTATATAGCAGTTGAAGTTTATCGACATATGGCGAATGAATGGTTCCAGTACTCTTGGTAGACAGTATCCATATAGGTGAATGCAATGCTCTGTCCAGCCATTTTGATTGAGAAAACTATCATCTAGATCCATTACAGATAGCATGTGACTATCTTACTCTTCTTACGATACAAGTACCTTCTTTTTAGCGGACATCTCGCAGCAATTGACATATCAATGATTTAGGAAATTGTTAACTCCATACTGTTGCCATCTGTAATCGTGTATGAACCCTGTTATGTGAGGTGTTACATGTCAAATAACCAGAAAGAAGCCAAAATATTACCATCTTATTTTAGTAGTGTTAGTTCTTATACATGTTTCCATATTACTTATAAAGCATTGAAAACTCCCATTGTCTGTATTAGGTTCTCTTTGAATTGATTCTGTGATTTTCTTATCTTGCAGGTTTTAATTTTGTGTGCACTGGTTTCTGCTACAACTGTAGGTATGAAGTACCATTCCAATCTTCTACTTCCTCCGCCCATAATTACTTGTTGCGGAAATGgattaaaatggatgta
Proteins encoded in this window:
- the LOC123081263 gene encoding uncharacterized protein, translated to MARLWIPEISSSIPTDSCCCPLTSGVRATGSGRPCLVSGHSGSGFVFSRIREPHHYLTCISSPSISVVDFTGCSALVELSLSEARDLELSANSDVVWSNGSQFDLVLLHFPWTVFHMDLKWCPTFTKLKTLLLNDWCLAADHNALICFLQHSPILEKLTLQLSRGPSYVTEAEGIYKPLGQSIASNCLEIVEIKCANIDSRVHKILKILTTYGILLEQISVQETYKIPGSGCFNFVCTGFCYNCRYEVPFQSSTSSAHNYLLRKWIKMDVSRTKIGLNTSISPTSYSGWKEYNATLLEYWQYLA